Proteins from a genomic interval of Magnetovibrio sp. PR-2:
- a CDS encoding metallophosphoesterase family protein — translation MFGANPHILRIMDIETPQTSLSQSPSIPPGTRVYAVGDIHGRSDLLDQLLQTIAKDSVSAPDEVHLVFLGDYVDRGPDSKRVLERFVGLKRERPFIDFEIHILKGNHEVLMETFLNGDDGDIWFNAGGLATLVSYDVPYLPKDGPMMRESLAYALPKSHKKLLSKMENIHCVGDYAFVHAGVRPGVPIDQQDPDDLTWIRRVFLDSEEDFGKMVVHGHTPVAVPDVLPNRIAIDTKAWCSNTLTAIVLEGESQRFLST, via the coding sequence GTGTTCGGCGCGAATCCCCACATACTGCGCATTATGGATATCGAAACGCCCCAAACCAGCCTTTCACAGTCCCCGAGCATCCCGCCGGGGACACGCGTATATGCTGTCGGCGATATCCACGGGCGTTCGGATCTCTTGGATCAGTTGCTGCAAACCATTGCAAAAGATAGCGTTTCTGCACCCGATGAAGTGCATTTGGTGTTTTTGGGGGACTACGTTGATCGCGGACCTGACAGCAAACGCGTGTTGGAACGTTTTGTCGGGCTCAAACGCGAACGCCCGTTTATCGATTTCGAAATCCATATTCTCAAAGGCAATCACGAAGTCCTGATGGAAACGTTTTTAAATGGCGACGACGGCGATATTTGGTTCAATGCGGGCGGATTGGCCACGTTGGTGAGCTACGACGTGCCTTATTTGCCCAAAGATGGGCCGATGATGCGCGAATCACTCGCCTACGCCTTGCCCAAATCCCACAAAAAGCTGCTGAGCAAGATGGAGAACATCCACTGTGTCGGCGATTATGCCTTCGTTCATGCCGGCGTGCGCCCCGGTGTGCCCATCGATCAACAAGACCCCGACGATCTGACGTGGATCCGCCGTGTGTTTTTGGACTCAGAAGAAGATTTCGGCAAAATGGTGGTGCACGGCCACACGCCGGTTGCGGTTCCGGACGTCTTGCCCAACCGCATTGCCATCGACACCAAGGCGTGGTGTTCAAACACCTTAACGGCGATTGTTTTAGAAGGCGAAAGCCAGCGCTTTCTGTCCACCTAA
- a CDS encoding EAL domain-containing protein, producing the protein MATQSGSASSHMHRRTQEQLLLEYLRRLENRREGRKAVRINLSALMPANRREHHVRAATNSFEGLVSELAGQLFELKNMDLFFIYKGEVNTRVQDTVQKVKFLFSDDPLFDEKDRSDSAFINWFDVETGYDDLIKMVREMSDEGAEEKRPSTRSNVRASLKARQDHGDALSPEILGRAVKALQRTDLTSLVRRQFVCGVSKKLVPEPIFSELYISIMDLRETMMPGINLTSNRWLFQYLTESLDRRILSLLSKTDRFSITGDISFNVNVSTLMSQDFIAFDDGISAARRGSMVLELQKIDIFADLGAFLFVREYCQEKGYRICLDGLTHQNMSMINRERLGVDYFKVMWNSELIDGGSAMRKQMRDMVQEAGRTRVILARCDNREAVDFGRSVGINMFQGHYVEHLIAEDERRRQLLKIKHRIERDTTT; encoded by the coding sequence ATGGCGACACAATCGGGCTCGGCCTCTTCTCACATGCACCGGCGCACCCAAGAACAGTTGTTGTTGGAATATCTGCGCCGTTTGGAAAACCGCCGCGAAGGCCGCAAGGCGGTGCGGATCAATTTGTCAGCCCTGATGCCGGCCAACCGGCGCGAACACCATGTGCGCGCCGCGACCAACAGTTTCGAAGGTTTGGTGTCGGAGCTTGCCGGGCAGCTGTTTGAGCTGAAAAACATGGATCTGTTTTTCATCTACAAGGGCGAAGTCAACACCCGCGTTCAAGACACGGTGCAAAAGGTCAAGTTCCTGTTTTCCGACGACCCGCTGTTCGATGAAAAGGACCGCTCCGACTCGGCGTTCATCAACTGGTTCGATGTGGAAACGGGCTATGACGATCTGATCAAAATGGTGCGCGAGATGAGCGACGAAGGGGCGGAGGAAAAACGCCCCTCCACTCGCTCCAACGTGCGCGCATCGCTCAAAGCGCGCCAAGACCACGGCGATGCGCTGAGCCCGGAAATTTTGGGCCGCGCCGTGAAAGCTTTGCAACGCACCGATTTGACCAGCTTGGTGCGCCGCCAATTTGTCTGCGGTGTCAGCAAAAAATTGGTGCCCGAACCGATTTTTTCAGAGCTCTACATTTCCATCATGGATTTGCGTGAAACCATGATGCCGGGCATCAACCTGACGTCCAATCGTTGGCTGTTTCAATATCTGACGGAAAGCCTGGACCGTCGCATCCTGTCCCTTTTGTCGAAAACGGATCGTTTTTCCATCACGGGCGATATCAGTTTTAACGTCAATGTCTCGACGCTTATGAGCCAAGACTTCATCGCGTTTGACGACGGCATTTCGGCGGCGCGGCGCGGTTCTATGGTTTTGGAGCTGCAAAAGATCGATATCTTCGCAGACTTAGGCGCGTTTTTGTTCGTGCGTGAATACTGCCAGGAAAAAGGCTATCGCATTTGCTTGGACGGTTTGACGCATCAAAATATGTCCATGATCAACCGCGAACGTTTGGGTGTGGATTATTTCAAAGTCATGTGGAACTCCGAACTGATCGACGGCGGCTCGGCGATGCGTAAACAAATGCGCGACATGGTGCAGGAAGCGGGGCGCACCCGCGTGATTCTGGCACGCTGCGACAACCGCGAGGCCGTGGACTTTGGCCGCTCCGTTGGCATCAACATGTTCCAAGGCCACTACGTCGAACATTTGATTGCAGAAGACGAACGCCGTCGCCAACTGTTGAAGATCAAACACCGCATCGAACGGGATACGACGACTTAA
- a CDS encoding ABC transporter ATP-binding protein: MAETSQPIIDVQDLYKTFGEVHAVEGISFRVEPGQTVALLGGNGAGKTTTISMLLGLLSPTQGSVKVLGAEMPSERHKVLGRINFSSPYVDLPRRLKVWENLTVYAHLYGIKDVKARIAELSEDLELTGFQNRPFGELSAGQKTRVALAKSLLNAPDLMLMDEPTASLDPDTGDWVRTYLERYREKTGATILLASHNMGEVERLADNVLMMRGGKIVDQGAPQDLIQRHGRENLEQVFLDIARGKEAAQ, from the coding sequence ATGGCAGAGACCTCCCAACCCATCATCGACGTCCAAGACCTCTACAAAACGTTTGGCGAGGTGCACGCCGTCGAAGGCATTTCGTTTCGTGTCGAGCCGGGCCAGACGGTGGCGTTGCTGGGCGGCAACGGTGCGGGCAAAACCACGACCATTTCCATGCTGTTGGGATTGCTCAGCCCCACCCAAGGCTCGGTCAAAGTGCTGGGCGCGGAGATGCCGTCTGAACGCCACAAGGTGTTGGGACGAATCAATTTTTCCAGCCCGTATGTGGACCTGCCGCGCCGCTTGAAGGTGTGGGAAAACCTGACCGTCTATGCACACTTGTATGGCATTAAAGACGTCAAAGCCCGCATTGCGGAGCTCAGCGAAGACTTGGAACTGACAGGGTTTCAAAACCGCCCGTTCGGCGAATTGTCCGCCGGGCAAAAGACGCGGGTGGCGTTGGCGAAGTCGTTGCTGAATGCGCCGGACCTGATGTTGATGGATGAACCCACCGCCTCGCTGGACCCCGACACGGGTGATTGGGTGAGGACGTATCTGGAACGTTACCGCGAAAAAACCGGAGCGACCATTTTGCTCGCCAGTCACAACATGGGTGAGGTCGAACGCTTGGCTGATAATGTGTTGATGATGCGCGGCGGCAAAATCGTCGATCAAGGCGCCCCCCAAGACCTGATCCAACGCCATGGCCGCGAAAACTTGGAACAGGTGTTCTTAGACATCGCGCGAGGGAAGGAGGCGGCCCAGTGA
- a CDS encoding ABC transporter permease yields the protein MSPEHQHQIHSDVCMPQTAFSARRILAVMLRHLYVLRRSWPRLLELAYWPLIQMILWGFVTKFFMGHSSWVAEAAGVLISAVLLWDVLFRANLGVSLPFIEEMWSRNLAQLFVSPLRDAELITALILMSLVRTLISVTPAAFLAMPLYDVWVFELGIPLIAFFANLLVFGSIIGITVAGLILRFGLGAESLCWLGIFLLAPISAIYYPVDALPQWLQWVALSLPSAHTFEGMRQVLFEGTFSWMHFAWAVGLNAVLLSSATAFFLYMMKQARIKGLLMSQGE from the coding sequence GTGAGCCCCGAACACCAGCATCAAATTCACAGTGATGTGTGCATGCCGCAAACGGCCTTTTCCGCTCGTCGCATTTTGGCGGTGATGCTGCGTCACCTCTATGTCCTGCGCCGTTCGTGGCCCAGATTGCTGGAGCTCGCCTATTGGCCGTTGATCCAAATGATCTTGTGGGGGTTTGTCACCAAGTTCTTCATGGGCCACTCATCTTGGGTTGCCGAAGCCGCGGGCGTTTTGATTTCAGCGGTGTTGCTGTGGGATGTTTTGTTCCGCGCGAACTTGGGCGTGTCGTTGCCGTTCATCGAAGAAATGTGGTCGCGCAATTTGGCCCAGTTGTTCGTCAGCCCCTTGCGCGACGCTGAATTGATTACCGCGCTGATTTTGATGAGCTTGGTGCGCACCCTGATTTCCGTCACGCCGGCCGCCTTCCTCGCCATGCCGCTTTACGACGTGTGGGTGTTTGAACTGGGCATCCCGCTGATTGCGTTTTTTGCGAACCTGTTGGTGTTCGGCTCGATCATCGGCATCACCGTGGCGGGCTTGATCTTGCGCTTTGGATTGGGGGCAGAGAGCCTGTGTTGGTTAGGCATATTCTTGCTGGCCCCCATCAGTGCAATTTATTACCCAGTGGACGCGCTGCCCCAGTGGCTGCAATGGGTGGCTCTGTCGCTGCCCAGTGCACACACCTTTGAAGGCATGCGCCAAGTTCTGTTTGAAGGCACATTTTCGTGGATGCACTTCGCCTGGGCCGTGGGCTTAAACGCCGTGCTGCTCAGCTCTGCCACAGCGTTTTTTCTCTACATGATGAAACAAGCGCGCATCAAAGGACTGTTGATGAGCCAAGGGGAGTAG
- the cobT gene encoding nicotinate-nucleotide--dimethylbenzimidazole phosphoribosyltransferase yields MTKMPDIISLDDVRQILSDLPGPDLEAAAAAKAHEPKLTKPEGSLGRLEQLSAWVAAWQGRYPPRMQTPNAHVFAGNHGVVKQGVSAYPSDVTAQMVANFENGGAAVNQMCEALGVGLCVESMDLDNPVQDFTENPAMGDAECAAAIQFGMKVVDEASDVVCLGEMGIGNTTAASAICFALYGGNALSWAGPGTGLDKVGIGKKAEVLNIGIKNYKGHMQDGLDALRLFGGREMAAITGAVIGARLKQVPVLLDGFVSTASAAVLHSLNKRALDHCKVGHVSQEPGHKVLLEKLGKNAVLDQNMRLGEATGAVLAVSMLKAAIACHTGMATFGEAGVSAKGSD; encoded by the coding sequence ATGACCAAAATGCCGGATATTATTTCCCTCGACGACGTGCGTCAGATCCTCAGCGACCTGCCCGGGCCGGACCTAGAAGCCGCCGCAGCCGCCAAAGCGCACGAGCCGAAACTGACCAAGCCTGAAGGCTCCTTGGGCCGGTTGGAGCAGCTGTCCGCTTGGGTCGCTGCCTGGCAAGGCCGCTATCCGCCGCGCATGCAAACCCCCAACGCCCACGTCTTTGCGGGCAACCACGGCGTGGTCAAACAGGGCGTGTCGGCGTATCCGTCCGACGTCACGGCGCAAATGGTCGCAAACTTTGAAAACGGCGGGGCTGCCGTCAACCAGATGTGTGAAGCGCTGGGCGTGGGCCTGTGTGTCGAATCCATGGATTTAGACAACCCGGTGCAGGATTTTACCGAAAACCCAGCCATGGGCGACGCCGAATGCGCCGCCGCCATCCAATTCGGCATGAAGGTCGTTGACGAAGCCTCCGACGTTGTGTGCTTGGGCGAAATGGGCATCGGCAACACCACCGCAGCCTCTGCCATATGTTTTGCCCTGTACGGCGGCAATGCGCTGAGCTGGGCGGGACCGGGCACAGGCCTGGACAAGGTCGGCATCGGCAAAAAGGCCGAAGTGCTCAACATCGGCATCAAAAACTACAAAGGCCATATGCAAGACGGCCTGGATGCGCTGCGCTTGTTTGGCGGTCGTGAAATGGCGGCCATCACCGGTGCGGTCATCGGTGCGCGCTTGAAACAAGTTCCGGTTCTGCTGGACGGGTTCGTGTCCACCGCGTCGGCTGCGGTTTTGCACAGCCTCAACAAACGCGCGTTGGACCACTGCAAAGTCGGCCACGTCAGCCAAGAGCCCGGGCACAAAGTGCTGCTCGAAAAGCTCGGCAAAAATGCGGTTTTGGATCAGAACATGCGCTTGGGCGAAGCCACCGGAGCAGTCCTGGCCGTCAGCATGCTCAAAGCCGCCATCGCGTGCCACACCGGCATGGCGACATTTGGTGAAGCGGGTGTGAGTGCGAAAGGCTCGGATTAG
- the cobS gene encoding adenosylcobinamide-GDP ribazoletransferase, with translation MSKSADKSNSDDLHRGGPSLSFFRLWVNRFTVAWMFLTRVPLPSWWNKPMPGEVVGVDPKDKGLGMIPLSDTVQTWPFVGLFVGAFAGSAVWAGAQLGLHPMASAVLGLMVAALITGALHEDGLADVADGFGGGRSIAKKLEIMKDSYIGTYGVLTLILVVGFKVTTLGSFNGPGLAAGALVGAHVLSRAALPLMMSLMTPAREGGLGTAAGIPTRDDAIVTAIIGVLVVLLTLGLWPGLLASILAAAVAVVMGWTAKRQIGGFTGDVLGATEQLIEAAVLAGLAVAFRTVFYT, from the coding sequence ATGAGCAAATCCGCCGATAAATCCAACTCTGACGACCTGCACAGGGGTGGGCCCTCTTTGTCGTTTTTCCGCCTGTGGGTGAACCGTTTCACCGTGGCGTGGATGTTTTTGACCCGCGTGCCGCTGCCCAGTTGGTGGAACAAGCCCATGCCCGGCGAAGTCGTCGGCGTGGACCCGAAAGACAAAGGGTTGGGCATGATCCCGCTGTCAGACACCGTGCAGACGTGGCCGTTTGTCGGCCTGTTTGTGGGGGCCTTCGCCGGCAGCGCGGTGTGGGCCGGGGCACAGCTGGGCCTGCACCCCATGGCGTCCGCTGTTTTGGGATTGATGGTCGCGGCACTCATCACCGGGGCGCTGCACGAAGACGGTTTGGCTGACGTCGCCGACGGCTTTGGCGGCGGGCGCTCCATCGCCAAAAAGCTCGAGATTATGAAAGACAGCTACATCGGCACCTACGGAGTGTTGACGCTGATTTTGGTGGTGGGCTTTAAGGTGACCACACTGGGCAGCTTCAACGGCCCGGGCTTGGCCGCCGGGGCGCTGGTTGGTGCCCATGTGTTGAGCCGTGCGGCATTACCCTTAATGATGTCGTTGATGACCCCGGCGCGCGAAGGCGGCTTGGGCACGGCGGCGGGCATTCCCACGCGCGACGACGCAATCGTCACGGCGATCATCGGGGTGTTGGTGGTGTTGTTGACTCTGGGTCTTTGGCCCGGTCTGTTGGCGAGCATTTTAGCAGCGGCTGTGGCCGTGGTCATGGGCTGGACTGCCAAACGCCAAATCGGCGGTTTTACCGGAGACGTGCTGGGGGCCACGGAACAATTGATCGAGGCTGCCGTTTTGGCTGGGCTTGCCGTGGCCTTTCGCACGGTGTTTTACACATGA
- a CDS encoding histidine phosphatase family protein: MSDAVITRWWFVRHAPVVGAEHKRLSGQMDVPADVSDKASFDRLAGKLPKGAHWITSHLSRTKQTAEALQDAGAERKNPKADADFAEQAFGAWTNLTWDDIGALPEDQSAAFWDAPATTAPPPSDDYKSESFASVCARVGVRLEELLDEYAGRDIICVAHAGSIRGAVAHALGLSAEQALALDVQNTSLTRLDHISSGLRTMRGGSWRVVALNQI, encoded by the coding sequence ATGAGCGATGCGGTGATCACGCGCTGGTGGTTCGTGCGCCATGCCCCCGTGGTGGGGGCGGAGCACAAACGCTTGTCGGGGCAAATGGATGTGCCTGCGGATGTCAGCGACAAAGCATCGTTTGACCGCTTGGCTGGGAAACTGCCGAAAGGCGCGCACTGGATCACGTCGCACCTGTCGCGCACCAAACAAACCGCCGAGGCTTTGCAAGACGCCGGGGCGGAGCGTAAAAATCCCAAAGCGGATGCAGACTTTGCCGAACAGGCGTTTGGGGCCTGGACCAATTTGACGTGGGATGACATAGGCGCATTGCCCGAAGACCAGTCAGCCGCCTTTTGGGACGCACCCGCGACCACCGCACCGCCACCGTCGGACGATTATAAGTCCGAAAGTTTCGCCAGCGTGTGCGCGCGGGTCGGCGTGCGCCTGGAAGAACTGCTCGACGAATACGCCGGGCGCGACATCATTTGTGTGGCGCACGCGGGATCGATCCGTGGTGCTGTGGCCCATGCCTTGGGCTTGTCGGCAGAGCAAGCCTTGGCCCTGGATGTGCAAAACACGTCTTTAACGCGGCTGGACCACATTTCGTCAGGGCTGAGAACCATGCGCGGCGGCAGCTGGCGGGTGGTGGCGTTGAACCAGATTTGA
- the cobU gene encoding bifunctional adenosylcobinamide kinase/adenosylcobinamide-phosphate guanylyltransferase — MLANLTLILGGQRSGKSAYAESLLANGAVYLATGHASDPEMAERIEAHQERRGEGWVTVEEPLDLVHALTQAKKLHSGKPVLIDSLGMWVSNMLHAQKSPVVEAEIIAQAMRKHPDPVIVVSDEVGLGVISMNPVARSFVDALGFVNQITAAQANRVVLVVAGLPQELKNQ; from the coding sequence ATGCTTGCGAACCTCACCCTTATTCTCGGCGGACAACGTTCCGGCAAAAGTGCCTACGCGGAAAGCTTGCTGGCGAACGGTGCGGTGTATTTGGCGACGGGCCATGCGTCGGACCCGGAAATGGCGGAACGCATCGAAGCCCATCAAGAGCGGCGCGGCGAAGGCTGGGTGACAGTGGAAGAGCCGCTTGATCTGGTGCACGCACTCACCCAAGCCAAAAAACTGCATAGCGGCAAGCCCGTGCTGATCGACAGCCTCGGCATGTGGGTGTCCAACATGCTGCATGCCCAAAAAAGCCCGGTGGTTGAGGCGGAAATCATCGCCCAAGCCATGCGCAAACACCCCGATCCCGTCATCGTGGTGTCCGACGAAGTGGGCCTGGGCGTGATCTCCATGAACCCGGTGGCGCGATCTTTTGTTGACGCGCTGGGTTTTGTGAACCAAATAACGGCTGCACAGGCGAACCGTGTGGTCTTGGTGGTCGCCGGATTGCCCCAAGAGCTGAAAAATCAATAA
- the cobW gene encoding cobalamin biosynthesis protein CobW: MAALSKIPATVITGFLGAGKTTLIRHMLENAGGKKIALIINEFGDLGIDRQIVNGCGIEGCNEDDVVELANGCICCTVADDFLPVMEALVEREDAPDHIVIETSGLALPKPLIRAFNWPEIKTRVTVDGVVSVVDGPALADGQFASDMDALEQQRKEDESLGHENPLDDLFHDQLLAADMVLMNKADVLGEDKAEALIEKLKQKLRPGVHVVATSHGNVGVDVLLGLDAGAEDDLDARPSRHEPDDHHDHDHDDDHHHHHDHSHDDFESFIVDVPTQADPEQLEAQLIELVKAHDILRIKGFVDVTGKPMRHVVQGVGTRFTRYFDRPWADGEDRQGRLVVIGQAGLDQVAITAALSGEIQESAA, encoded by the coding sequence ATGGCTGCATTGTCGAAAATTCCCGCCACCGTCATCACCGGATTTTTAGGTGCCGGCAAAACCACGCTGATCCGTCACATGCTGGAAAATGCGGGTGGTAAAAAAATTGCGCTGATCATCAACGAATTTGGCGATTTGGGGATTGATCGCCAAATCGTCAATGGCTGTGGCATTGAAGGTTGCAACGAAGACGATGTGGTGGAGCTGGCCAACGGCTGCATTTGCTGCACGGTGGCCGACGACTTCTTGCCGGTCATGGAAGCTTTGGTGGAACGCGAAGACGCCCCCGATCACATTGTCATTGAGACGTCGGGTCTTGCTTTGCCTAAACCGCTGATCCGCGCGTTCAACTGGCCGGAGATCAAAACCCGCGTGACGGTGGACGGCGTGGTGTCTGTCGTGGACGGCCCGGCCTTGGCAGACGGTCAGTTTGCGTCGGACATGGACGCGTTGGAACAACAGCGCAAAGAAGACGAAAGCTTAGGCCATGAAAACCCGCTGGACGATTTGTTCCACGACCAACTGTTGGCCGCCGACATGGTGCTGATGAACAAGGCCGATGTGTTGGGCGAAGACAAAGCCGAAGCGTTGATCGAAAAGCTCAAACAAAAACTCCGCCCCGGTGTGCATGTGGTGGCCACGTCCCACGGCAATGTGGGCGTGGATGTATTGCTGGGCCTGGACGCAGGCGCCGAAGATGATCTGGACGCCCGCCCGTCGCGTCATGAACCTGATGATCATCACGATCACGACCACGACGATGATCACCACCATCATCATGACCATAGCCATGACGATTTCGAAAGCTTCATTGTTGACGTGCCCACCCAAGCCGATCCGGAACAGTTGGAAGCACAGTTGATCGAGCTGGTTAAAGCTCACGACATTCTGCGCATCAAAGGGTTCGTCGACGTTACCGGAAAACCCATGCGCCACGTGGTGCAAGGTGTGGGCACGCGCTTCACCCGCTACTTCGACCGCCCCTGGGCCGACGGTGAAGACCGCCAAGGTCGCTTGGTGGTGATTGGACAAGCGGGGTTGGATCAGGTGGCAATTACGGCGGCGTTGTCCGGTGAGATCCAAGAAAGCGCTGCCTGA